The Aminithiophilus ramosus genome contains a region encoding:
- a CDS encoding CheR family methyltransferase has product MEKDYPAPPEYERFKTEIQRLTGIDLNAYKYQIHRRVHMLMQRWGISSYEDYFKLIKDNETKRRDFLDYITINVSEFFRNPQRWWELKDNVIPHLIALRKNKKLKLWSAGSATGEEPYSLAILATELGLESKILAMDIDQGAIAKAREGIYNIRQIAGAPSEWVKRHFSTIDSEKVRINADIRQKVDFRRGNLIEDAFDESSFDLILCRNVVIYFSPETKSKLYKKFYDALKPGGFLMVGATEQIFEYRSIGFKSAGPFLYSRPE; this is encoded by the coding sequence TTGGAAAAAGACTACCCGGCACCGCCAGAGTACGAACGCTTCAAAACCGAGATTCAACGGCTTACAGGCATTGACCTTAATGCCTATAAGTATCAAATTCATCGAAGAGTTCACATGTTGATGCAACGCTGGGGCATCAGCTCCTATGAAGATTACTTCAAGCTAATCAAAGACAATGAAACGAAACGCCGAGATTTTCTTGATTATATAACAATTAACGTGTCTGAGTTTTTCAGAAACCCACAGCGCTGGTGGGAACTAAAGGACAATGTAATACCCCATCTCATTGCCTTGCGAAAAAATAAAAAGTTAAAACTATGGAGCGCAGGATCTGCCACGGGCGAAGAGCCTTACTCTTTAGCTATCCTTGCCACGGAGCTTGGGCTTGAATCTAAAATTTTAGCTATGGACATTGACCAAGGCGCGATCGCTAAGGCAAGAGAGGGCATTTACAACATCAGGCAGATCGCAGGAGCGCCTTCGGAATGGGTTAAACGTCATTTTTCTACGATAGACTCAGAAAAGGTTAGAATCAACGCCGACATTCGGCAAAAAGTCGATTTTCGCAGAGGGAATTTAATAGAGGATGCATTTGATGAGTCTTCTTTTGATTTGATATTATGCAGAAATGTTGTTATTTATTTCTCCCCTGAAACCAAATCAAAGCTATACAAAAAATTCTATGATGCACTTAAGCCTGGAGGTTTTTTGATGGTCGGAGCAACTGAGCAAATATTCGAATACAGATCGATAGGCTTTAAGTCAGCTGGCCCCTTCCTTTACTCTCGGCCGGAATAA
- a CDS encoding V-type ATP synthase subunit D, producing the protein MAKRLSVNPNRMELSRLKKRLVVAKRGHKLLKDKQDALIKAFLERARQVKALREELEKELALCYQSFLLARAQTLPVMLEQALMISSMRCRVEVGQRNVMSVLIPEYEVHQEGEGLSYGLANTSGSLDLSLERFSALLPRLIHLAAEEKGLKLMATEIEKTRRRVNALEHVLIPSFQETARYITMKLDEQERAGLSRLMRIKEIVRSH; encoded by the coding sequence ATGGCAAAGCGACTTAGCGTCAACCCCAACAGGATGGAGCTCTCAAGGCTCAAAAAGCGTCTTGTCGTCGCCAAACGGGGACATAAGCTGCTCAAGGACAAGCAGGACGCTCTGATCAAGGCTTTCCTGGAAAGGGCGCGTCAAGTCAAGGCCCTCCGGGAAGAGCTGGAGAAAGAGCTGGCCCTCTGTTACCAGAGCTTCCTTCTCGCCCGTGCCCAGACGCTTCCCGTCATGCTTGAGCAGGCCCTCATGATCTCTTCGATGCGCTGTCGTGTCGAAGTCGGGCAGCGCAACGTCATGAGTGTCCTCATTCCCGAGTACGAAGTGCATCAGGAAGGAGAGGGGCTCTCCTATGGCCTGGCGAACACGTCGGGCAGTCTCGATCTCTCGCTGGAGCGTTTTTCGGCCCTCCTGCCCAGGCTGATTCATCTCGCCGCCGAGGAGAAGGGGCTGAAGCTGATGGCGACGGAGATCGAGAAGACGAGACGGCGCGTTAATGCCCTTGAACACGTCCTCATCCCCTCCTTCCAGGAAACGGCTCGCTACATAACGATGAAACTCGACGAGCAAGAGCGGGCGGGGTTGAGCCGTCTCATGCGCATCAAGGAGATTGTACGATCTCATTGA
- a CDS encoding peptidoglycan D,D-transpeptidase FtsI family protein, whose product MSRKGSLSSWGPVWVVFVVLFIHLYRLHFTPDPRVVAQANSQYWVRVPVSTNRGAILDRNGIPLAVSVPAYSLFVDPKFWEPGQAVKLAGLLPPRTLSFLSSSLPGRFHWIARKISPDRSRPIQDLSLEGISFLKEKKRIYPQEDLLSHVLGYCDVDDNGLAGIERNWDLALYAPPQIRFLIRDAAGNLLTTIDDGVVTDDTPGSVVLTIDSRFQHVIERRLDEGVRSAGGKWGAAVCIDPRTGDILASASWPKYNPNIRESFEPELLRNNVISRVYEPGSTLKPIIVGFSLEEKWISPNEKFVGKGSIKIADAVISNVNKKAFGLETPEDILVNSCNVGMSQIGMRFDVYRAYETLRQWGLGVATGVELPGEEIGLLRPPDQWRGVVPANIAIGQGLALTPLQLAQAYLPIANGGKLLRLHIVRRVADGRGAVIYESQREVLRDVLAPATAEWLRRVLRKVVAVGTGKAASTSLADIAGKTGTAQVAEKGLYSENRYVASFAGFWPWDDPQFVLLIVIGEPAGTMTYGGQIAAPIFRHIVEDMHYLHFAEEIQGGRSSESD is encoded by the coding sequence TTGAGTCGTAAGGGAAGCCTCTCCTCGTGGGGCCCGGTATGGGTCGTCTTTGTTGTTCTTTTTATTCATCTCTACAGGCTTCATTTTACTCCTGATCCGAGAGTTGTCGCCCAAGCCAATAGTCAATATTGGGTTCGTGTTCCTGTAAGCACGAACCGAGGCGCGATCCTAGATCGTAATGGAATCCCCCTTGCTGTTTCCGTTCCTGCCTATAGTCTTTTTGTCGATCCTAAGTTTTGGGAGCCAGGCCAGGCTGTGAAGCTTGCTGGACTTCTGCCGCCTCGTACTTTATCTTTCCTCTCGTCAAGCCTTCCCGGTCGTTTCCACTGGATTGCCAGGAAAATATCGCCAGATCGTTCTCGGCCTATTCAAGATCTTTCCTTGGAAGGCATATCTTTCTTGAAGGAAAAAAAGCGAATTTATCCGCAAGAAGATCTTCTTTCTCATGTTTTGGGCTATTGTGATGTGGATGATAACGGACTGGCTGGAATTGAGCGAAATTGGGATCTAGCCCTTTACGCTCCTCCTCAAATTCGTTTTTTAATACGAGATGCTGCAGGCAATTTGTTAACCACTATAGACGACGGAGTTGTCACGGATGATACGCCAGGAAGCGTTGTGTTGACTATAGACTCGCGTTTCCAGCATGTGATTGAAAGACGTCTCGATGAAGGAGTTCGTAGTGCCGGAGGCAAATGGGGCGCTGCCGTTTGTATTGATCCAAGAACTGGGGATATCTTGGCTTCGGCAAGCTGGCCGAAATACAACCCCAATATTCGGGAAAGCTTTGAGCCTGAGTTGTTGCGCAATAATGTCATAAGTAGGGTTTACGAACCTGGGTCTACTTTAAAGCCAATTATAGTCGGATTTTCATTGGAGGAAAAGTGGATTTCCCCTAATGAAAAATTTGTTGGCAAGGGATCTATTAAGATAGCCGATGCTGTTATTAGCAATGTCAATAAAAAGGCGTTTGGCTTGGAGACACCTGAGGATATCCTTGTAAACTCCTGTAATGTGGGAATGTCTCAGATAGGGATGCGCTTTGACGTCTATCGGGCCTATGAGACGCTTCGCCAGTGGGGACTTGGAGTGGCAACGGGAGTGGAATTGCCCGGCGAAGAGATCGGGTTGCTTCGGCCTCCGGACCAATGGCGCGGTGTCGTGCCGGCCAACATCGCCATAGGGCAGGGGCTGGCCCTGACTCCCCTGCAGCTGGCGCAAGCCTATCTGCCCATCGCGAACGGCGGCAAGTTGCTGCGCCTTCATATTGTCCGTCGCGTTGCGGATGGTCGGGGGGCAGTCATCTATGAGTCGCAGAGAGAGGTTTTGAGGGATGTCCTGGCCCCGGCAACGGCAGAGTGGCTCCGACGTGTCCTGCGAAAGGTCGTCGCGGTCGGAACGGGAAAGGCGGCATCGACGTCTCTTGCGGACATCGCAGGTAAAACGGGTACGGCACAGGTCGCCGAAAAGGGGCTTTATTCGGAAAACCGCTATGTTGCCTCCTTTGCCGGGTTCTGGCCCTGGGACGATCCTCAGTTCGTTCTGCTCATCGTTATCGGAGAGCCGGCTGGGACGATGACTTACGGAGGACAAATCGCCGCTCCCATTTTTCGACACATCGTTGAGGATATGCATTACCTCCATTTTGCAGAGGAAATCCAGGGTGGGAGGTCTTCGGAAAGTGATTAA
- the mraZ gene encoding division/cell wall cluster transcriptional repressor MraZ codes for MFIGSYEHRLDEKGRLVLPAPFREPMEAGMVASAGIGHCVSIYSRERWSSILTKVQNLPFPKGKTRDFLRVLLATAQELELDRSGRILIGAPLRQHGGILQDVVVLGAGDHLEVWDAASWKEYSQKVLDDFAEIAEEVEGL; via the coding sequence ATGTTCATCGGGAGTTACGAACACCGTCTGGATGAAAAAGGCAGACTCGTGTTGCCGGCGCCTTTCCGTGAACCGATGGAGGCGGGTATGGTTGCCAGCGCCGGAATCGGTCACTGCGTCTCGATCTACAGCCGGGAACGGTGGAGTTCAATCTTGACGAAAGTTCAAAATTTGCCCTTCCCGAAGGGGAAAACCCGAGATTTTCTGCGCGTGCTTCTCGCTACGGCCCAGGAACTGGAGCTTGACCGATCCGGTCGCATTCTTATCGGAGCCCCCTTGAGGCAACATGGAGGGATTCTCCAGGATGTCGTCGTTCTGGGGGCCGGAGATCATCTCGAAGTTTGGGATGCGGCGAGTTGGAAGGAATATAGCCAAAAGGTTTTGGACGATTTTGCAGAGATAGCCGAGGAGGTCGAAGGGCTATGA
- a CDS encoding V-type ATP synthase subunit B — MLPREYRTISDLSGPLMIVEKVRDVRYDELVEIELSNGERRRGRVLEITTDRAMVQVFEGTSGIDVASTKVRFLGKVLTLPVARDMLGRIFNGRGEPIDDGAPVIPEKSLDVNGNPMNPFSRDYPSEFIQTGISTIDGMNPLVRGQKLPIFSGSGMPHNRIAAQIARQATVISGHEEFAVVFAAMGITFEEASFFMEDFRKTGAIERTAMFVNLADDPAIERITTPRLALTTAEYLAFEKDMQVLVILTDFTNYCEALREISAARKEVPGRRGFPGYLYTDLATLYERAGRLKGKKGSITQFPILTMPEDDKTHPIPDLTGYITEGQIILGRPLHRKGIFPPVDVMPSLSRLKDKGIGAGKTREDHADLMNQLFAAYARGKEAKELAVILGEGALTEEDKAFARFSDAFEDRYVRQGEYENRTIEETLGLGWELLALIPVKELKRVRDAYIEKYLQPILQEKEEKNPSSVKA, encoded by the coding sequence ATGTTGCCTAGGGAGTACAGGACCATCTCCGATCTTTCCGGACCTCTCATGATCGTCGAAAAGGTGCGCGATGTGCGCTACGACGAGCTGGTCGAGATTGAGCTTTCCAACGGCGAACGCCGCAGGGGGCGGGTCCTCGAGATCACGACCGATCGGGCCATGGTACAGGTTTTCGAGGGAACGAGCGGTATCGACGTCGCCAGCACAAAAGTCCGCTTCCTGGGAAAGGTGCTCACGCTTCCCGTGGCGCGTGACATGTTGGGCCGTATTTTCAACGGCCGAGGCGAGCCCATCGACGACGGGGCCCCGGTCATCCCCGAAAAATCTCTTGACGTCAATGGAAATCCCATGAACCCCTTCTCGCGGGATTACCCTTCCGAGTTCATTCAAACGGGGATTTCCACCATCGACGGCATGAACCCTCTCGTACGCGGCCAGAAGCTTCCCATCTTCTCGGGAAGCGGCATGCCCCATAACCGCATCGCTGCCCAGATCGCCCGCCAGGCGACCGTCATCAGCGGCCACGAAGAGTTCGCCGTCGTCTTCGCCGCCATGGGTATCACCTTTGAAGAGGCCTCCTTCTTCATGGAAGATTTCCGGAAGACCGGCGCCATCGAACGGACGGCGATGTTCGTCAACCTGGCCGATGACCCTGCCATCGAGCGAATCACGACGCCTCGTCTGGCCCTGACGACGGCCGAGTATCTGGCCTTCGAGAAGGACATGCAGGTTCTCGTCATCCTGACCGATTTCACCAACTACTGCGAGGCCCTGCGTGAGATTTCGGCGGCCCGCAAAGAGGTCCCGGGGCGCCGCGGTTTCCCGGGCTACCTCTACACGGACCTGGCGACTCTCTACGAGAGGGCCGGCCGTCTCAAGGGCAAAAAGGGATCGATCACCCAGTTCCCGATCCTGACCATGCCGGAGGATGACAAAACCCATCCCATTCCCGACCTGACGGGCTACATCACCGAGGGGCAGATCATCCTGGGACGCCCGCTCCACCGCAAGGGCATTTTCCCTCCCGTCGATGTCATGCCCTCCCTTTCCCGCCTCAAGGACAAGGGCATCGGAGCCGGCAAGACGCGTGAGGACCATGCCGACCTGATGAACCAGCTCTTTGCCGCCTACGCCCGAGGAAAAGAGGCCAAGGAGCTTGCCGTCATACTCGGCGAGGGAGCCCTGACGGAAGAGGACAAGGCCTTTGCCCGCTTCTCCGATGCCTTTGAAGATCGCTATGTTCGTCAGGGTGAGTATGAAAATCGCACCATCGAAGAGACCTTGGGCCTTGGATGGGAGCTTCTCGCTCTCATTCCCGTCAAGGAGCTCAAGCGGGTTCGCGATGCCTACATCGAAAAGTATCTTCAGCCGATTCTCCAGGAAAAAGAGGAAAAAAATCCTTCTTCCGTAAAGGCTTGA
- a CDS encoding phospho-N-acetylmuramoyl-pentapeptide-transferase, with the protein MKAYGPQRHLETKKGTPTMGGIVFPFAFFIGLVLARPIIDLTDSELFLVLFFPTAMAIIGLVDDGMKFMRHSSEGLSSLQKLTLQIFFCFPWALLVSFGEGLSLWPGQVFSAGISVPILLFMSVGVLNAVNITDGLDGLASGAFSISMIAGAFFFKTPWMVLSVIAAAVSLAFMWHNGHPAKIFMGDVGAHFLGGLLIVLCVRSQWTIALFPLGFIFGIEAISVVIQLFSIWVRKKKIFLMSPIHHHFELLGWNETEIVLRFWLLHLLGMVFLLGLILMIIA; encoded by the coding sequence TTGAAGGCTTACGGACCACAACGACATTTGGAAACAAAAAAAGGCACGCCGACAATGGGTGGCATCGTTTTCCCTTTTGCCTTTTTTATTGGTTTGGTCTTAGCGCGACCGATTATTGACCTTACTGATAGCGAATTGTTTCTTGTTCTTTTCTTCCCCACAGCAATGGCCATCATCGGTTTGGTAGATGATGGGATGAAATTCATGAGGCATTCCAGCGAGGGGCTCAGCAGCCTTCAAAAACTGACCCTTCAGATATTTTTTTGTTTTCCATGGGCTTTGCTGGTTAGTTTTGGTGAAGGTCTTTCTCTTTGGCCTGGTCAAGTCTTTTCTGCTGGCATATCAGTTCCAATTTTGCTTTTCATGTCTGTTGGTGTTCTTAATGCTGTTAATATCACGGATGGGCTTGATGGCTTGGCCTCTGGTGCTTTTTCTATATCAATGATAGCTGGGGCTTTCTTTTTCAAAACTCCATGGATGGTTTTGTCTGTTATTGCCGCTGCGGTTTCTTTGGCTTTTATGTGGCACAATGGACATCCGGCTAAAATTTTTATGGGAGATGTTGGTGCTCATTTTTTGGGAGGATTGCTTATTGTTCTATGCGTTCGTTCTCAATGGACTATTGCTCTTTTCCCCTTGGGTTTTATCTTTGGGATAGAGGCTATCTCTGTCGTTATCCAGCTTTTCTCTATTTGGGTGAGAAAAAAGAAAATTTTTCTCATGAGTCCAATCCATCATCATTTTGAGTTGTTGGGATGGAATGAGACGGAGATCGTGTTGCGTTTTTGGCTCTTGCATTTATTGGGCATGGTGTTTCTGCTCGGTCTCATTTTAATGATTATCGCCTGA
- the rsmH gene encoding 16S rRNA (cytosine(1402)-N(4))-methyltransferase RsmH, translated as MTEHVPVMITEVLEHVPEELRGWAVDATLGLGGYSEALLVKCPLLSVLGIDQDPQALRLAQERLAPFSSRFRALEGNFRQISALVASLPEKFSVILFDLGLSNLQLTERERGFSFNEDGPLDMRMSPLLRKSAYHWINNSSPQELSEIFRLYGEERYAWPLAKGIVRHVFQKGPIETTGALVSVVRSILPAPIQRKMGGHPARRIFQALRIAVNDEIAALEEALDAVAKIGADPCRVIVVSYHSLEDRVVKHRFRSWKQEGLGRELTRKPLIPTEAEIEGNYKARSAKLRVFRLETEGEGEYGN; from the coding sequence ATGACGGAGCACGTGCCGGTCATGATCACGGAAGTTTTGGAACACGTGCCGGAGGAGCTTCGGGGCTGGGCTGTCGATGCCACTTTGGGCTTGGGCGGTTATAGTGAGGCCCTTCTCGTGAAGTGTCCCCTCCTCTCTGTCTTGGGTATCGATCAGGATCCACAGGCTCTTCGGCTGGCTCAAGAACGTTTAGCCCCCTTTTCCTCTCGCTTTAGGGCTCTTGAGGGGAATTTTCGCCAGATTAGTGCTCTTGTTGCCTCTCTTCCGGAAAAATTTTCCGTAATTCTTTTCGATCTGGGGCTCTCCAACCTTCAACTGACGGAACGCGAGAGGGGGTTTTCATTCAACGAAGATGGACCGCTTGACATGCGCATGTCACCTCTCTTACGGAAAAGTGCCTATCATTGGATCAACAATTCCTCCCCGCAAGAATTGTCGGAAATTTTTCGACTCTATGGGGAAGAGCGTTATGCCTGGCCATTGGCCAAGGGAATCGTTCGCCATGTCTTTCAAAAGGGGCCTATTGAAACGACAGGGGCGCTGGTTTCCGTCGTGAGAAGTATTCTGCCCGCGCCGATTCAGCGAAAAATGGGTGGTCACCCGGCCAGGCGAATTTTCCAGGCTCTTCGAATCGCCGTCAATGATGAGATCGCAGCCCTTGAGGAAGCGCTTGATGCCGTTGCGAAGATAGGAGCCGATCCCTGTCGTGTCATCGTCGTCAGTTACCATTCCCTAGAAGATCGCGTCGTGAAACATCGTTTCCGATCGTGGAAGCAGGAGGGGTTGGGCCGGGAACTTACGCGTAAACCTCTCATTCCGACAGAAGCGGAGATAGAGGGTAACTATAAAGCCCGAAGCGCCAAACTTCGAGTCTTCCGTCTGGAGACAGAGGGGGAGGGAGAGTATGGAAATTGA
- a CDS encoding UDP-N-acetylmuramoyl-L-alanyl-D-glutamate--2,6-diaminopimelate ligase yields MVDLVRYLMECGFELRVPSCPEELFLRDVTQDSRKVEQGALFCCVTGCRADGHDYAEEAVAKGAAALLCERPLDIPLPQIIVGDVRRAMGHAASAVHGFPCEKLQLLAVTGTNGKSTSAYLIRHLLAEAGRRSGLIGTIVYSDGRCDVEADRTTPENCDIHRWLARMVEAGCDSCVMETSSHGLEQGRLAGCLFDRALFTNLTPEHLDYHGDMENYFASKSRLFSEYMKPGWKGAVNVDDPYGARLHDRWPDQLMPFSLKADVERGLRVERRRMDISGLTLDIRFPDGRSVEGLHVPLMGNFNVYNTAGALALVETLSLKESDLKVAMRRIPQVPGRMERYCFRNGSCAVVDYAHSPDALENVLTALREVTEGRIFAVFGLGGERYVENRPAMGAIAASLADFVLITSDNPRSENPREIARQIAVGIEGISRSVPYAIEIDRKKAVFQALSMAHAGDVVLIGGKGPERFILFSDHKEPYNDTETVLEWARLNGEVGELPLR; encoded by the coding sequence ATGGTCGATCTCGTGCGTTACTTGATGGAGTGCGGATTTGAGTTGAGAGTGCCTTCCTGTCCCGAAGAGCTCTTTCTCCGTGATGTGACTCAGGATAGCCGGAAAGTCGAGCAGGGGGCGCTTTTTTGTTGTGTTACGGGCTGCAGGGCCGATGGTCACGATTACGCAGAGGAGGCCGTCGCCAAAGGAGCGGCCGCTCTTCTCTGTGAGAGGCCTTTGGATATCCCCCTTCCTCAGATCATCGTCGGCGACGTCCGAAGGGCCATGGGGCATGCGGCTTCGGCCGTTCACGGTTTTCCCTGCGAAAAGCTCCAACTCCTGGCCGTTACGGGCACAAACGGAAAAAGCACCTCGGCTTATTTGATCCGCCATCTCCTGGCCGAGGCCGGTCGCCGTTCCGGCCTGATCGGAACGATCGTCTACTCTGACGGACGCTGCGACGTGGAGGCCGATCGAACGACTCCCGAAAACTGCGACATCCATCGCTGGCTGGCCCGGATGGTCGAGGCGGGATGCGACAGCTGTGTGATGGAGACATCCTCTCACGGATTGGAGCAGGGAAGGCTCGCCGGTTGCCTCTTCGATAGGGCGCTCTTTACGAACCTGACTCCGGAGCACTTGGATTACCATGGTGACATGGAGAACTATTTTGCCTCGAAAAGTCGGCTCTTTTCAGAATACATGAAGCCCGGCTGGAAAGGTGCCGTCAACGTCGATGATCCCTATGGAGCCAGGCTTCACGATCGCTGGCCGGATCAACTCATGCCCTTCAGCCTCAAGGCCGACGTGGAGCGGGGGCTCCGGGTGGAGAGGCGTCGCATGGATATCAGTGGCCTGACTCTTGATATCCGTTTCCCTGACGGCCGTTCTGTAGAGGGGCTTCACGTCCCCCTCATGGGCAACTTCAATGTTTACAATACAGCCGGGGCTCTGGCCCTGGTTGAGACGCTCTCCCTCAAGGAGAGCGATCTCAAGGTTGCCATGAGGCGTATCCCTCAGGTGCCCGGCAGAATGGAACGCTACTGTTTCCGCAACGGCAGCTGCGCCGTCGTCGATTATGCCCACAGCCCCGATGCTCTTGAAAACGTTTTAACGGCACTGAGAGAGGTGACGGAAGGGCGCATTTTTGCCGTCTTTGGCCTCGGGGGCGAGCGTTACGTCGAAAACCGTCCCGCCATGGGAGCTATCGCCGCTTCCCTGGCTGATTTTGTCCTGATCACCTCCGATAATCCCCGAAGTGAAAACCCTCGAGAGATTGCCCGTCAGATTGCCGTAGGAATTGAAGGAATCAGTCGATCCGTTCCTTATGCCATTGAGATCGATCGAAAAAAGGCCGTTTTTCAGGCGCTTTCCATGGCGCATGCCGGAGATGTCGTCCTGATAGGGGGCAAAGGACCGGAACGTTTCATCCTCTTCAGCGATCACAAAGAGCCCTATAACGATACGGAAACCGTATTGGAGTGGGCGAGGCTCAATGGAGAGGTCGGGGAGCTTCCCTTACGATGA
- a CDS encoding gamma carbonic anhydrase family protein: MTKKRSEEVAGLTDEAVFVPFEGRLPSVAEGAFVAPSAVLVGDVVIEKGASVWFHAVLRGDLQAVRVGARSNVQDGAVLHVTKALPVVIGEDVTVGHCAVLHGCRIGRGSLIGMSATVLDGAEIGEESIVAAGSVVSPGKKIPSRSMVMGVPGRVVRELTKDEINDIQANTAEYVCLAAIYSGRE, from the coding sequence TTGACGAAGAAACGATCGGAAGAGGTGGCGGGATTGACCGACGAAGCGGTGTTCGTGCCCTTTGAAGGCCGCCTTCCCTCGGTGGCGGAGGGAGCTTTTGTGGCTCCCTCCGCCGTTCTTGTGGGGGACGTGGTCATCGAAAAGGGTGCCAGCGTCTGGTTTCATGCGGTGCTGAGAGGAGATCTTCAGGCGGTTCGAGTGGGTGCCAGAAGTAATGTCCAGGACGGTGCCGTTCTCCACGTGACGAAAGCGCTCCCCGTCGTCATCGGCGAAGACGTGACCGTCGGCCATTGTGCTGTGCTGCATGGCTGCCGCATCGGTCGAGGTTCGCTCATCGGCATGTCGGCGACCGTTTTGGATGGGGCGGAGATCGGCGAAGAATCGATCGTGGCCGCAGGCTCCGTCGTTTCACCAGGGAAAAAAATTCCATCGCGATCAATGGTCATGGGAGTGCCAGGTAGAGTCGTTAGAGAATTAACAAAAGACGAAATAAATGATATTCAAGCAAATACGGCGGAATATGTTTGTCTTGCAGCGATTTATTCCGGCCGAGAGTAA
- a CDS encoding UDP-N-acetylmuramoyl-tripeptide--D-alanyl-D-alanine ligase gives MKDGEAFLALKGEHHDGHRFIGEALDRGAKVFFGEREGLMPWRDRFARSGAAALAFSRDSEASFVDLARLYLEEVAPQTILAITGSVGKTTCRELTALVLAKRFRVHQARKSHNTALGCALTVLAMDSATEMLLLEMGCNHRGEIAEMVDLFPPHLAVITEVAPAHLEGLGSIEGVLRAKLEILRSRNLRAVSYNIDNDALRQAMASFSREVDILSVGYHREAIFRLVQTTQDQDEEGVRLFVRAHYEGGEMELASRLFGRHHAYSMGFAGAVASYLGIDDFGSAFRDQRSLTGRGRVLSRRQGGVVVDESYNANPLSMRAALTAFREVAGAEGNWALLGAMGELGPTSADLHRLLLSEAPLPERVLLLGEGWPATLPPGARRVAGADEAIALLTEEMAPGEALLVKGSRLWKLERVVQKALSL, from the coding sequence ATAAAGGATGGAGAGGCTTTCCTCGCCCTCAAAGGGGAGCACCACGACGGCCATCGTTTCATCGGCGAGGCCCTTGATCGCGGGGCCAAGGTCTTTTTTGGGGAGAGGGAGGGGCTGATGCCCTGGAGGGATCGGTTTGCGCGCTCGGGAGCCGCCGCGTTGGCCTTTTCCCGCGATTCGGAGGCCTCGTTCGTCGATTTGGCGCGTCTCTATCTGGAAGAGGTCGCTCCCCAGACGATTCTGGCCATAACGGGCAGCGTCGGCAAGACGACCTGCCGCGAGTTGACGGCGCTTGTCCTGGCGAAACGCTTTCGGGTTCATCAGGCCCGAAAAAGCCACAATACGGCCCTTGGCTGCGCCCTAACCGTGCTCGCGATGGATTCCGCCACGGAGATGCTCCTTCTCGAAATGGGCTGCAACCATCGGGGGGAGATCGCTGAAATGGTGGATCTCTTCCCTCCCCATCTTGCCGTCATCACCGAGGTGGCCCCGGCCCATCTCGAGGGGCTGGGGAGCATAGAGGGGGTTCTTCGTGCCAAGCTGGAGATCCTTCGTTCCCGCAACTTGCGGGCTGTGTCCTATAATATAGATAACGACGCTCTTCGGCAGGCGATGGCCTCATTCTCTCGAGAAGTTGACATTCTATCCGTGGGGTACCATCGAGAGGCGATCTTTCGCCTCGTTCAGACGACACAGGACCAAGATGAAGAAGGTGTTCGTCTTTTTGTCCGCGCTCACTATGAGGGAGGAGAGATGGAGCTCGCAAGCCGTCTTTTCGGTCGTCATCACGCGTACTCCATGGGTTTTGCCGGAGCCGTGGCCTCTTATTTAGGCATTGATGACTTTGGCAGTGCCTTTCGGGATCAACGGAGCTTGACAGGGCGAGGGCGAGTGCTTTCGCGCCGTCAGGGGGGGGTAGTCGTCGATGAGTCCTACAATGCCAACCCCCTCTCGATGAGAGCCGCCTTGACGGCTTTTCGTGAAGTGGCCGGGGCAGAGGGCAATTGGGCTCTTCTGGGAGCCATGGGGGAATTGGGCCCCACCTCCGCCGATCTTCACAGGCTGCTGCTCAGCGAGGCTCCTCTGCCGGAAAGGGTGCTCCTACTCGGAGAGGGGTGGCCGGCAACCCTTCCTCCTGGAGCGAGAAGGGTTGCCGGAGCCGATGAGGCCATTGCCCTTCTGACAGAAGAGATGGCGCCTGGCGAAGCTCTTCTCGTCAAAGGATCTCGTCTTTGGAAATTGGAAAGAGTCGTGCAGAAAGCCTTGTCATTATGA